A window from Rhineura floridana isolate rRhiFlo1 chromosome 17, rRhiFlo1.hap2, whole genome shotgun sequence encodes these proteins:
- the LITAF gene encoding lipopolysaccharide-induced tumor necrosis factor-alpha factor produces the protein MAAPPSAPAFPAPTPPSYAETTGINISAPYPYPYPVPGYGAGPTMKDGQPPPYPTQPYTTQPGALPGPPPAAVQAVYVQQPLVFHDRPVQMCCASCNKMIVTRLSHNAGALTWVVCGSLCVLGCVAGCCLIPFCVDALLDVDHYCPHCNALLGTYRRL, from the exons ATGGCTGCTCCTCCATCGGCTCCTGCTTTCCCTGCGCCCACACCTCCATCTTATGCGGAGACGACCGGAATCAACATCTCTGCCCCATACCCATACCCATATCCTGTCCCAGGCTATGGGGCTGGGCCGACTATGAAAGATGGGCAGCCCCCCCCGTACCCCACGCAGCCCTACACCACGCAGCCCGGAGCCTTGCCAGGACCTCCCCCAG CTGCTGTTCAGGCGGTTTATGTCCAGCAACCGTTGGTCTTCCATGACCGTCCCGTGCAGATGTGCTGCGCGTCGTGCAACAAAATGATCGTGACGCGCCTCTCGCACAACGCAGGGGCGTTGACCTGGGTGGTTTGCGGCAGCCTCTGTGTGCTGGG GTGCGTGGCTGGCTGTTGCCTCATCCCCTTTTGCGTGGATGCCCTTCTAGACGTGGACCACTATTGCCCTCACTGCAATGCTCTTCTTGGCACCTACAGGCGTCTCTGA